In Marinomonas posidonica IVIA-Po-181, a single window of DNA contains:
- a CDS encoding DUF805 domain-containing protein — protein MNWYLDAWQRYAQFSGRASLKAFWMFFLVNCFISFVFVMLERVFQVTWRVDALYSVLAFLPMLSLTVRRLHDTNRSAWWLCVLLVPAIGMVILLVLLALPTEPDDPLGDYPQNNQML, from the coding sequence ATGAACTGGTATTTGGATGCGTGGCAACGTTACGCGCAATTTTCAGGAAGAGCGTCACTAAAAGCATTTTGGATGTTCTTTTTAGTGAACTGTTTTATCTCGTTCGTGTTTGTCATGTTGGAAAGGGTATTTCAAGTGACATGGAGAGTAGACGCGCTTTATAGCGTGTTGGCTTTTTTGCCCATGCTGTCTTTGACAGTACGCAGGTTACACGATACCAATCGTTCGGCTTGGTGGTTATGTGTGCTGTTAGTGCCTGCGATAGGCATGGTTATTTTGCTCGTGTTGTTGGCGTTACCGACTGAGCCAGATGACCCGTTAGGGGATTATCCACAAAATAACCAGATGCTATGA
- a CDS encoding alpha/beta hydrolase family protein, translating to MMKIYFCLVFWFLSCCGYAAASSVGFDQTILYGNSDRPLKVSVWYPSKDVFPTEKIAENPVFFGTKVVRIGTPLAGKFPLVVISHGYRGNWRNQNWLATKLAQDGYVVAALDHPGTTSFDHASNQAAKWWARPRDMSRLLDWLLMVTDLKRFIDPTNITAIGHSLGGWTVMNLAGAEVDIEQLASECLPSPNSRVCGLRAELGLLDDKPLGIPSLRDERIRRVVSMDLGLARSFSKHSLQTLAVPALILAAGVDIGDLPQAQESGFLAKYIAENKRRYIVYPDAAHFSFMPLCKPGAIEIIEQEEPGDGIVCQDGDHRQRAELHRAMFQQIVDFITTY from the coding sequence ATGATGAAAATCTATTTTTGCTTGGTGTTTTGGTTTTTGTCCTGCTGTGGTTATGCCGCGGCTTCAAGTGTGGGATTTGATCAGACCATTTTGTATGGTAATAGTGATCGCCCATTAAAAGTGAGTGTCTGGTACCCGTCTAAGGACGTTTTTCCGACAGAGAAAATTGCCGAGAATCCGGTATTTTTTGGAACCAAAGTGGTACGAATCGGAACGCCATTGGCGGGTAAGTTTCCTCTGGTGGTGATATCACATGGTTATCGTGGCAATTGGCGAAATCAAAATTGGCTCGCCACGAAATTGGCGCAAGACGGCTATGTGGTGGCCGCACTGGATCACCCAGGTACAACGTCGTTTGATCATGCATCAAATCAGGCGGCGAAGTGGTGGGCGCGTCCGCGAGATATGTCACGTTTATTAGATTGGTTATTAATGGTGACGGATTTAAAACGCTTTATTGACCCAACCAACATCACGGCCATAGGGCATTCATTGGGTGGTTGGACTGTGATGAATTTAGCGGGGGCAGAGGTCGATATCGAGCAGCTGGCGTCGGAATGTTTGCCCTCACCCAACTCGCGAGTGTGTGGCTTACGGGCTGAGTTAGGTTTGTTGGATGACAAACCGTTGGGGATACCAAGCTTGCGCGATGAACGTATTAGAAGGGTCGTGTCGATGGACTTAGGTCTTGCGAGAAGCTTTTCTAAACACAGTTTGCAAACCTTGGCGGTACCGGCGTTAATACTCGCGGCTGGTGTCGACATAGGTGACTTGCCTCAAGCGCAGGAATCAGGTTTTCTCGCCAAATATATAGCGGAAAACAAACGCCGCTATATTGTTTACCCAGACGCGGCGCATTTTAGTTTTATGCCGCTGTGTAAACCCGGTGCGATTGAGATAATCGAGCAGGAAGAACCGGGTGATGGCATTGTCTGCCAAGATGGCGATCATCGTCAGCGTGCAGAGTTACATCGTGCGATGTTTCAGCAAATAGTCGATTTTATAACGACCTATTAA
- a CDS encoding helix-turn-helix transcriptional regulator — MKMKDQLDSPQPMKKPKAKSKKAEVKKKKQAKLKAKKAEKDKKALKKVSPVASKKDKKSAKLEATDNKSKAISVKQPETEVTDTPAADSTLVEKTIKQVASQDSATSTTPAEPKPVQRATRRPRTTRRKPSVEDIQALAENANRQRASKNLATLTQDEQKIATQDVVKRLLVGDLSQGEALRELRVKVLGLRQEAYTELTGVSRKTLSEVENDKGNYTAEIINKMFRPFQLKVSLVPDSSEDLKAILNQR, encoded by the coding sequence ATGAAAATGAAAGATCAGTTAGACAGCCCTCAACCGATGAAAAAGCCAAAAGCTAAATCCAAAAAGGCTGAGGTAAAGAAAAAAAAGCAGGCCAAGTTAAAAGCGAAAAAAGCAGAAAAAGATAAGAAAGCCCTCAAGAAAGTGTCACCTGTGGCAAGCAAAAAAGACAAAAAGTCCGCCAAGCTTGAAGCAACTGACAACAAGAGCAAAGCCATTAGCGTCAAGCAACCCGAGACGGAAGTAACAGACACTCCTGCGGCAGACAGCACGCTTGTCGAAAAGACCATCAAACAAGTGGCCAGTCAAGACTCAGCCACTAGTACCACACCTGCCGAGCCGAAACCGGTTCAAAGAGCCACACGACGCCCTCGTACCACCAGACGCAAGCCATCCGTAGAGGATATTCAAGCTCTGGCAGAAAATGCGAACCGTCAACGAGCTTCAAAAAATTTGGCAACACTCACTCAAGATGAACAAAAAATTGCCACTCAAGATGTGGTGAAACGTCTTTTAGTAGGCGACCTTAGTCAAGGTGAGGCATTGCGAGAATTGCGGGTGAAAGTACTGGGGTTAAGACAAGAAGCCTATACGGAACTGACCGGCGTCTCTCGGAAAACCTTATCCGAAGTGGAAAATGATAAAGGTAACTACACCGCGGAAATCATCAACAAGATGTTTAGACCTTTCCAGCTAAAGGTGTCTTTAGTTCCTGATTCCAGTGAGGATTTAAAAGCCATTTTAAATCAAAGATAA
- a CDS encoding helix-turn-helix domain-containing protein, with protein sequence MIAIPLPFVVALLLFILAILLFLRREETTPSAFVFIALCALTTTVVGLRWTFDYSLFRLIQPILASCIPVTAWYCFSRAHQHHTFQIWHVLPPIFVTLASFTYPFWQPPLDPMLTLLFVVYGIALIRASYKASNLPEQVRLSDIDNALKAERIAGAMLLMSALIDGALAIDFSFFSGAHIMIILTIGHAVLLPVLAIAVIMMSLSLAPDQRDASQNDEQTTTEEAPKDKPNQPLSADEVNGIVHKIDVLLTTKEVFLDPDLTLDRLARKACIPARQISAAINQVYGRNISQVVNEYRIERAKTLLLSTNKAITQIYLDSGFQTKSNFHREFSRVTGQTPSAFRHSMREEQNTDSV encoded by the coding sequence ATGATCGCCATTCCATTGCCTTTTGTGGTCGCCCTATTGTTGTTTATTTTGGCTATTTTGCTGTTCCTGCGTCGGGAAGAAACCACGCCTTCGGCATTTGTCTTTATTGCATTGTGTGCGTTAACAACGACAGTCGTTGGACTACGCTGGACCTTTGATTATTCATTGTTTCGCTTAATCCAACCTATCTTGGCATCTTGTATTCCAGTGACAGCCTGGTACTGTTTTTCCAGAGCTCACCAGCACCATACCTTTCAAATCTGGCATGTATTACCTCCCATTTTTGTCACCTTAGCGTCTTTCACTTATCCATTTTGGCAACCCCCTTTGGACCCGATGTTAACGCTCCTGTTTGTGGTGTATGGCATTGCCTTGATTCGAGCGTCTTACAAAGCCTCCAACCTTCCTGAACAAGTACGATTATCAGACATTGACAACGCACTCAAAGCCGAACGCATTGCCGGTGCTATGTTATTAATGTCAGCGCTTATTGATGGTGCGTTGGCCATAGACTTTTCCTTCTTTTCTGGTGCTCACATAATGATCATTCTCACGATTGGTCATGCTGTACTTCTGCCCGTTTTGGCGATCGCCGTTATTATGATGAGCTTGAGTCTGGCACCGGACCAGCGAGATGCTTCCCAAAACGATGAACAAACGACAACAGAGGAAGCACCAAAAGATAAGCCTAACCAGCCTTTATCCGCCGATGAAGTAAATGGCATTGTCCACAAAATTGATGTTTTGCTAACAACAAAAGAAGTCTTTCTTGACCCCGATCTCACCCTTGATCGACTGGCTCGTAAAGCCTGCATCCCTGCTCGACAAATATCAGCCGCCATCAATCAAGTTTATGGACGTAACATTTCACAAGTGGTTAACGAATATCGAATTGAACGAGCCAAAACACTGCTGTTATCGACCAACAAAGCCATCACACAAATCTATTTAGACTCTGGCTTTCAAACTAAGTCCAACTTCCATCGGGAGTTTTCCCGAGTAACAGGGCAAACTCCTAGCGCTTTCCGCCACTCAATGCGAGAGGAGCAGAACACAGATAGCGTTTAA